The genomic window aattctgactatatcgcaattctgactttatatttcacaattctgactttataactcgcaattctgactttatatttcacaattctgactttataactcgcaattctgactttataactcgtaattctgactttatatttcacaattctgactttacaacttgcaattctgactttacaactcgcaattctgactttataactcgtaattctgactttataactcgcaattctgactttatattttgcaattctgactatatcgcaattctgactttatatcacaattctgactatatttcacaattctgactttgtaactcgcaattctgactttatatttcacaattctgactttataactcgcaattctgactttacaactcgcaattctgactttataactcgcaattctgactttatatttcacaattctgactttataactcgcaattctgactttacaactcgcaattctgactttataactagcaattctgactttataactcgcaattctgactatgactcgcaattatgactttataactcgcaattctgactttatatttcgcaattctgactatatcgcaattctgactttatatcacaattctgactttatatcgcaattctgactttatatttcgcaattctgactttatatcgcaattctgactttatatcacaattctgactttatatttcgcaatatcgactttatatcgcaattctgactttatatttcgcaatatcgactttatatcgcaattctgactttatatttcacaattctgactttataactcacaattctgactttatatttcacaattctgactttataactcgcaattctgactttatatttcacaattctgactttataactcgcaattctgactttataactcgtaattctgactttatatttcgcaatatcgactttatattgcaattctgactttatatttcacaattctgactttataactcgcaattctgactttatatttcacaattctgactttataactcgcaattctgactatatcgcaattctgactttatatttcacaattctgactttataactcgcaattctgactttatatttcacaattctgactttataactcgcaattctgactttataactcgcaattctgactttatatttcgcaattctgactatatttcgcaattctgactttataacttgcaattttgactttatatttcgcaatattgactttatatcgcaattctgactttatatttcacaattctgactttataactcgcaatattgactttataactcgcaattctgactatatttcgcaattctgactttataacttgcaattctgactataactcgcaattctgactatcttgcaattctgattttatatcactctattcagtaatattaattattgtaatgtttttattcatataaaaatagatttttctttcttttgtttgttcatgGGATATTTGAAGATTATGGGAACAATTTGAAGTTTTTTATTATATCTCTTAATATAATAGAcataaagaaataaagtaatttgaaataaagtaatttagaaattaaagatttcttttctttttctttcagatGTTTCAaggatttaaataaaatgttcaaataatttttaaaaccaCAAAACTTGGAGCAACTTTCAGAACTCTACATTTGTATCACTGCAAATCACGTTGTTGTCAATAGTAGTTTCGTACTACGTCGTCTTCTTTCGGTAATTTCCGTTTTGATTCGGTAATTTCCGCTTGCTCTCCTTCCTGTGTTGATACCCGTCCCCAGTAAAGGCACTCGGAGGCCATTATCCTGCAACCATTTTCTATTCTTTTGTACTCGAAGACAATTCGTTTTAATAAATCCATAATCTATTCGTGCAGGTTGACTAAGCGCTTCTTGGATACCTGCACATTTACAAATCGTGAGGGACTTGCACCTCTCGACAATCCTTCGGATAATTTCGGCTGCTTTCGTGCGCCGCTGTTTTGAAATGGACGCGACTGAACCGGCGGCGAAAGCACTCGAGCTGGGCGACGCGTCCGAGAGCGCGTCCGCGGGAGAGGCTGTGGGTTCGGATACCGAATCGGAGGCCGAAGTCGCCACGATGACTGTGATGGGAGAAGCGGGAAACATCGACATCGCCGAATCCCTGCCGAACCCAGACGATGCCGAAGCGGCGTTTGCAGGTAAGTATGCGCATGTGCATCAgctgattttgtttatttattacaatGAAAATCAATTTTAGTCCACATCATACGGTCTTTTAACCCATACATCATACATTTAATCACCTTTATTCTCCGATCAGCATAAGGTTTGTTTAATCAGcgttaatattattaataatcgTTTATAACATTGTCTTCATATTAAAAATCAAAGAAGTATTCAGAATGCAACTGCTaaaaagtaccatggtatttttaaaaaataccatGAAAATAACATGGTGCATGAATATGCATTTTGCAAGGAAATTAATTCTATTTTTAGGACCATTAAGATTATTGCATTGTGacttatatcatttttaattaaactttatatataatatatctaaatataattTACTGATGTATTAATACCGGTCAAAatttttgaaatttttttatgtttttgaaagaagtctcttctgctcattaaggaccaaaaatacagtaaaaacggtaatattgtgaaattttattacaataaaataatactttaattcagcatttttcaacaattcattgtaatgtttaaaaacatttctatttcaaattaaaCTTTCTGTatcatagtttccacaaaaatattaagccacaaaaactgttttcaacattcataataataaggacaattattaataattaataattaagcagcaaatcatcatattagaatgatttctgaaggatcatgtgacactgaagactggagtaatgatgctgaaaattcagctttgatcacaggaataaattacattttacaatatattcagattagaaaacaattattttaaattgtaataatttttcacaatttttactgtagttttgaacaaattaatgttgagcagaagagacttcttttaaaaacattgcaaaatcataattattctGAACTTTTGTGTAGTGTTTGTGCTTCAGTATTGTCGTCCACCCAAGTCATATAAAGTTTGAAGCagcttctgtttgtttttttgcagagATCACAGCCGTCACTGTTGGGGACGTTCAGAGTTCAAATGAAACCGTGTTCACATCCACAGTCGCCACAGCAACGTCCATCCCTGAACACGTGCTCGTAAGAGACCAAACAATTTCTCATTTcagggtacgtttacatgacaacgatatactaaaaactgaaaagttgtcaaaacgatcccagTTCACATGAAAACGACTAAAAtggctgtattctgctgccaggccaatagatggcgatgtcacagGGTAGCTTTCAATTGAATAATTGTATAACTTTTTCATTGTGCTTATTTTATATGGTGTATTTTGTTgctttaacttttattttatattgtgtgGTGTatctttgttgttttatttgtttcggtaaagcgctttgagatgTTCATTTAAAGGCGCTATAGAAAATaaaggttattattattattattataactttgtaaagaaacactatgcgcCTATAGATTTAACACGCAATACACATCCACATGATGTCATTGTGTTTacaaattagcatttttgttgtttacacagaGATAAAATGGAAaccttttatgcattttggccgttaattacatttattgcacgacattttgggggcctgaaaaagtttttgaaaattatacCGTTATTGActctgtaaactacaaaaactaTAATTTGTGAAACGTCATGCGCACGCGTATTACATGTTAACAGCGTAGTGTTTCTTAACAAAgggacatcgccatctactggcctggcagcagaatacagtgtttttaatcGTTTCGCAGATCCATGTCAAtggggattgttttgacaacgttgtcatcTGTATGCGAAAAAcgcgtttttagtacattgttgtcgtgtaaatttTGTACAATGTTTAACTTTCATtgaattgattgattgatttcaaGTTAAAAAGTCAGGAAATTGACTAAAAAGgtgcaaaatatattaaattatataaaatactaCAAAACCCAGATTTTATTTGTGACTAATGTCAGTACCATATCACAGTGATGGCGCCAAACCAAAACCGTAGTACTTTATGATTACTATATCATTCATATACTATGATAAAACCatcttttttaataataatcaccaaacactaattatataataaataataaggtATTTAATAAGGTTGACAACCTTGTTGTAATGTTTCTGAAAATATCCGCATATCAAAACGATgcattttactatatttttgtaGTTCTCTTCTgtctgctatttatttatttttatttttcactattTGAAggttttttaacttttattgaACCTCTTCAAATAAAAAAACGCATTACTGTGTGATTACTATATTCATATGCCATgaataaaccttttttttttttttcttttacaaggACTTGCATAATAAAtgtcaatttaaaaaaagttattcagtAATGTTTTATTCATCTGAAAATGTAGGCTACACATATCAAAATGATgcattttactatattttttgtAGTTCTCTCCtggctatatatattttttttcaccattTGAATTTTTTAACCTCATCTAACCCCATTAAATCGCATCTTAGATgtccaaaaatattttatttttttattttttttatttttttttaaatgataactgaaataaaaactgcaaaaaataaaaataaaaatatatgttatgtattatatatacttttattataacatcaaataaaattatttggtattaatatttatataataataatagcagtTGATAGAATGTATGTaagtaatttttatatatatacacacatataaaatagaaaagtgtgtatatatatatatatatatatatatataatatatatatatatatataaaacacatttttaatatttaaaataatatataaataatatttgatattaataatattaatacaataatattattttgtatatatatttatattatatatatatttcttccaacaatttgtgttctaaatgtaaaaaaaggtGTTCAGTAAtattaaaccttattgtaatgtttattcATCTGAAAATGTACACATATCAAAATGATGCATACTATATTTTTATAGTTCTCTATTGGTTCTCTactttttgaagtgttttttaaatctttattgAACCTATTCAAATAAACCGAACTGTGCTACTGTATGATTCCTATATTCATGATAAAACCATCTAAAAATATCTTGGTAATACCATAGTAAATTCATTTTCAGTTAATGTATGAAGTAAACCTGCTATCAAATTAACATGAAATGTAATATTTCTCAACTAATTTACACAGACAGGCAGAACCACGCTTCAGATCGGAGACAGTCTGAGTACCCAGAAGGCCACGCTGATCGTGGTGCACACAGACGGGAGTATCGTGGACGCCACAGGGCTGAAAGGCACCGCGACACCAATGACACCTGGTACATTCGAGTTTTAGGAACTGTGACTGTGAGTctaaaactaaatgaaatgcaGTATTTCTATATGTGTTTCTGTTTTTCCCTCTCAGGTCCTCAAACCCCAAGCACCCCTCTGACATCCGGACACGATAAAGACGGCTCCAAGTACAACTGGGATCCGTCGGTTTACGACAACGAGCTTCCCGTGCGCTGCAGGAACACAAGTGGGATTCTGTACAAAAACAGACTGGGATCAGGTACGGAGCGACCACAAGATGGCGTCAGACAACTGCTGAAACTCACATTTGTACAGTTAGTATTAATTTGTGACAGGAATGGAaacgaggctgtgagggatagagtACAGTGTGTTCAATGGATTGTACTGTTGTTTAACAACTATCTAATTGTTCAGCTGATGAAACGTTGCTGGAAATACTCTTTTAGTAGACAAAAACTCCATAAAACAGTTTTGAAAGTTGTAAAAATGATGTGATCCAGGACCTTTATATAATGTGTGCCATGGTAAGACTGTAcgtctatccctcacagcctcgttTTCATCTGTTAAATTCAATATGGCGTCTAACCAGACTAATAGGTCTATTCCTTTGTGGTCAGTCTTTGTAAAAACTTCTTAGGAAGTGTGCAGGAAATCCAACACAAGATCATCTGTAGgttaacacttttaaaaatcgATAGTGTACCATTTGGGCTGCTTTGACATACTGTTTTCTATGTACCATGAATTACGACACACTAATTACTATTTAGGATGAATAATATGTATGTAAGAATTGGAGCGCTGCCAAAATGCTTTAACGTGACTGCTCTTTAACCTCTGACTGCAGGGGGCAAAGGGCGCTGTATCAAACACAACAATCACTGGTACACCCCGACGGAGTTTGAGAGCATGTCGGGGCGAGCGAGCAGCAAAGACTGGAAGAGAAGCATCCGCTACGCTGGCCGACCTCTACAGTGTCTCATTCAGGTCAGACCGGCCTttttacagacacacacacacacacacacacatgtttgtttttgtgaattgtggggactttccatagacttcaatgcattttacactgaacaaactgtacattctatccccctaccctgcccctacccctaaacctaaccctcacaggaaactgtgcaaacttttactttttcacaaaaactcattctatatgatttataaacccatttacattgtggggaccgctggctggtccccacgatgtaggtgaactcaggtttatattacatcatggggacatttggtccccacaatgtaatataaacaaaagcacacacacacacacacacacacacacacacacacacacacacacagctcacTGTAGGTACCCTTTCCAAAAAATCCCCCAGTGACTCATTCAGCAGAACCACCTGACtggagtgtgtttttgtttgtttgtgtgtgtgtgtgtgtgtgtgtgttttgacaGGAGCGTATTCTGAACCCTCATGCAGCGTCCTGTACGTGTGCGGCCTGCTGTGATGATCTGTCTTCAGTGAGTGACATGGTGACTCAATCTCATAAATCATTTTCACACTGCTGACCTGGGTTATCATACACTGAGAATAAagactaaatatatatatatttttttttaaatgataactgaaataaaaactgcaaaaaatataaataaaaatatatgttatgtattatatatactattattataacatcaaataatattatttggtattaatatttatataataataatagcagtTGATAGAATGTATGTaagtaatttatatatatatatatatatatatatatatatatatatataacacatttttaatatttaaaatattgatattaataatatttatacaataataatattttgtatatatatatatatatatatatatatatatataaaatataaaagtgtatatatatataaacaatttttatatttaaaataatatataaatagaaaagtgtatatacatttacacatttttaatatttaaaataatatatatacattatttgatattaataatatttatacaataataatattttgtatatatatatgtgtgtgtgtgtgtgtgtgtgtgtgtgtgtgtgtttgtatagttaaaattgtaatattaataaataatatatggtCTTTCTACAGTGAGTGACTCATAatctttattaattttttaataatataatattaatattatttgatattaataatatttctataataatattatataataatagttTGTCTCTGTCTtaattgtatataatttatataaattattttatttcatacacacatatatatatatatatatatatatatatatatatatatatatatatatatatatatatatatatatatatatatatatatatatatatatatatatatatgtaattgtataaaaatatataaaaaatatatatatataaaaatgtaatattacaatttatgtttttgaCCATCTTAAAGGTGTagtgtgtacattttaggaGGAAATATTGagagaaatgcaatataatatacataacacATTTtgagtggtgtataaagaccttacataatgaaccttatgtttttattaccatagaatgagccatttctatctcatacaccgctggtccccttacatgttaaATCGCCATTTTGtgccggcatgtttctacagtagccctaaatggacaaactgctctacagagcgcgtttgcttgactggctactctctgctgtctcagatgaTGACATCTTCGTCCTGTgtagcttctctatattgcaattcacaacctcaccactagatgcagctaaaatttacacactgcacctttaaattcaaAAGTGTTGCTCATTGATCCTGTATAACTCATATCTCTCCTTCATTTGcctgtttttctccagtgtgccAAAGACGGGCCTTTCGGAGGGGAGAACATCACTATGGTAATTTGTAATGTCTGAAGTCTCAGTCGTGATGTCATATCGCTCAAGAGACTAATTCAGTGTTCTGGTGGCGTACAGACGGGTCCCGTCAGACTGTTCGTCCCGTATAAAAGAAGGAAGAAGGACAATGAGCGGTCAGCTTCTCCTGAGAAGAAGGAAGTTCAGTCTCCAAAGAACATCACCCTGGCTCCAGGAGCAACATGTGAGAGCCTTTatcataatatataattataataaataataataaaataatttataattatatttaaataaataaaaatataaatgtattttaaatattgtattttaatatataattataataagcaataataaaataatatataattatatgtaataaaaaatatataaaagtattttaaatattgtattttaattatatatttataataataattaaataatatataattatatataaaaatatgtatataaatattttaaatattgactTAGCATGGGTTattcagaatatatatatttttaaattataatatataattataataattaataataaaataatctataattatatttaaaaaaaaatatatatatatatatatatatatatatatatatatatatatatatatatatatatatatatatatatatatatatatatgtatgtattttaaatattgacAGCATGGGTTATTCAGAATACAAGTTTTTGaaattataatgtataataattgaatagtatatacgtatatatattaaaaaaataaaaatataaatgtattttaaatattgacTTTCAGAATattcagaatatttttttttttcaattataatatataagcCTAGTTATAATGTATGATAATTATATAAtagataatttatatatataaaaaaaaataaatatatatatatatatatatatatgtatatgtatatgtgtattttaaatattgtcttGCCATCGGTTATTCagaatataatttttcaaaatcataatataattataaaatataataattatataatatattttaaaatgtaaaaaaaaaaaaaaaattgtgtaggCCAGCAAACATCAACAcaacctttaaaataataatatatatcacaaaatatataaaatataaataaataatattaaaaataaaaatattaatttaataaactaaaactcttactatattttttacaaatatcattaattgcatattttatttcagtaagaTGCAGAAAATAAATTGCCTTTGCAGTTTGTCAAAAATACAAACTTCTGTTAAGGTACATAAATGGAGCCTAAGTTGGTTTGTGACCATAtcagaatttaaaataattgctaAAATCTATTTCTTAATTATCAATCAATTTCTTATTACCAATAACAGTATCCAAAGATAGAACATTGGCGTTTGTGACTCTCAGGTGTTATTCCGTTGAGTTTCTGACGTCAGGAAAGTGAGTAATTCTCCCAGGAGACACTGGAAGCGACTCACGACTGACTGCCTGCTCTCAGTTACAGTGACTCCGTCCGGTCAGATCACCACTTCAGGAACACTGACCTTTGACCGAACGGCCACAGGAGAGACGGCGGCCATCATCTCCGACAGCCCTGCACCCGCTGACGTCTTCACCAACACGACGGGTGGGTGCTGCATACACACAAACTACAGTCAAGGTGTGTTCTTATCACCAAAGATTGTGTTCAAAACCACACACTACTGTTATGGAAGTATACAGTATGGGATCTTTTGAAAGGGATTTTTTGAGTATGCATATTACTACATTTGCCAGAGCAAATACTGTGGACAGAGGACAGAGGACAGGGCATACTGTGAGAAATAgtatatcccacaatgcaatgcacttgGTTTGACCTTCTATTTACAATGTGGCATTATTTGTTCATAATGGCGTCAATTTGCATCAGAGGGTCATTGACTGGTCCGTGGGCGGTCTGTGATTGTGACATCCGAGGTTGAGACTCTGTCCCCCTCTGAAGCCCAGGAATGGCCTCTTTCTGATCCTTTTTTAGCTGGAAACAAAAGGGCTGTTATTTTTAGGCCTCTTTGTGCGAGATGGGGGCCAGTTTGAGCCCAGTGTGAGTCTCAGATAATGAGTTATGCGTTTTTGTAACCTGTCCAGTTGGGGTGACTTCTGTTAAATGGCACATTTGTAGGCCAGAGGGTCTGTCCTGATATGGTTGGACGGTACTATCTGTACCAAGATTACTGTATTTAATTCATCAAAGTGTTTCTAAATGATGTTATCTGCACTGCTGATGTTAATGCACTAACATAGGAGattaattaaaaagttattGCTCTTAAATTCACTTAATGCTGTTAGCATGTAGCATGTagtaattaggggccaagcaccgaaggttcCTAACCACCTATTGTATCCGTTGGCCTTCTTATTCTTCCACTctggaagtctatggcagcccgtAGAACCACTTGCGGGAAAGTtctgaaatttggcacactgataAAAGCCAGTCTGAACTGTaaccatagcaaatttggagtctctaactcaatcgctctagcgccacctactgtctaAACATGGACTTACATTTatgccaataacttttgaactgtaagggctagaaacaaaattttcctctgattccttgccCCAAGattcattttccgtcatgaaaaaatttcccgccattttgaattgtCTGAAAAATCTACTCTAAAGCTACTACCGTTGCTCTGATTTTCTCAAAAATTTAACTAAGATCATCATTAGACCATGCCGAAAAATGTGTGAACGAATTTTACTTGGCCTACTGGTCCGGAAATACATtctttttgtccaaaaatcataaaagtggtctcatatcggccattttgggcGTCGGCCATTTCgaattttgtaataaaatgctgtattttacgaatgCATGAACGCATCATTAttaaactcggtatgggtcatcggcacgatgccctgaaggagtctgagaagtttcggaccagggCCACCGAGTggtgaaaaaaattatttacatgcTTATAATTTTGAATGTGATTGACTTATTTTCATGGGATCATCTCCTTGGATTCCTGAATCCTTGCCGTGTCCAACAATACCAAACATGTTAGGTTTCGCCTTATGGTTAGTGCACCGTTGTGATTTAGCATTTAAACAACATTTGCAAATATCTTAAAAACCGTTAGCCCGATCGAGATGAAACCACCGTAGGAAAATCGTAAACAGTTTTGTTGACTATTCATTACtggccaaatgtcaaaatttttatagtaagtggcaaaaaaatgcaATCAAATCAGGTGTGGGTCATTTTTTATGTGTTCATACATATAAATGTTCATAACTCCTAAACGAAATGAGATGGTTTCACCCATTTTGATACACTTATGTATGGAGGCACTCTGAGCACACACGCATAAGAAtggtgaaaacatgaaattggcTGTAATTATGGTATTGTTTGTCTGATTGACTTCAAAATTGACATGCAGTGTCTTTATGTCAGTTGCTATCATAGTCCAGTATGACATTGTTGTTGTTCTGCTGCTAGCTTCCTTGTGTGCTTCTTTTGAGCTTGACCccttaattgctgcttgcagctatattttgaCATTATAACCATTTCatttgaagttttatttttattttttaagggtgcagtaagtgatttctgagaaacactgttgatatttgaaatcagcaCCCAAACGAACACACCCCTTCATACATTGCTCCACCCCCAAATTGCAAACTTTGggcaaaaaaacacaagaagcGCTTTTTCCCATTTTTGAACGGTCACCATTGGCATATAATGcaacaaagattgctaaagtcaacagattttactaaaagatctaccaatctctgtgtaaaaataaagtttctaaagtcatttttacacccctcCAATTTGGCTTCAAATCTCAGGTAAAACCCTCGTCCACAAAATAGTGGATTTCTCATTAAATACTCATCcataacatttaatattttagttttcttcctcttttatgtatttctttcaccagaaaaataaaaaaaataaaatcaaaattcatcaaaaatatcaaaattttTAACCAGGGACCTCTGGTTGAcccaaaaaatatttacaatttatttttcaacTACAGTATTGACAGCAATAGTTTCCATATATCACTTTAAATCCATCTGTCAGCATCTTTGCATTCTCGTCTCTCTTTTCAAGTGAAAGGATCATGGTTTGACTTCTGTCTGAGGGTTTATTTTTTAAGTCGAGGGCAGTCGTCCAGTGTAGCTGTTTCGCTCCAGGGAGTGTGACCTCCAATTCAAAGCGGCTCTGTGTCACTGACGGACCGCTGTGCTCTGTGTCTCAGGAAATGATCGTTCTCTCCTTCTTTTTATCTCTGTCAGGTTCTGTGTGGTGGAATAGACTTGAAATGCTTCAGCACTTTTCCTTTAAAGCACCCTGACCTCGACTCGCTCAGACAGGTTCGAGAAAATAACCGTAAAATAAGTGTGACCACAGCCCTGGACCATAATATTACAGAAAAATTCATTTCTGCCACAAGAAAATGGTGTTTTAGACATATTTCCACCTCTACAAAGTGGAGCAGTGGCCTAGTGGTTCgtgaacatatatatatatatatatatatatattatttatttatttttttttcccaaattactcattttaaatattttgtattaaatattttgtacatttaaaacaaacagttgttcattattttattttcaggtaattttttttttttttttctattattatttttattttgtctatatagtttttattgattttttttttccgtacatcacattaaactaaattaaaatgagaaatgttgtcttgacaactagctgaaataaaaaaaaacattgttttttacattttatttcagttaatttatgtttatgttatttatattatttcaagtaacacttttttatggttttagtttgaTAGCAAACTCTattaagtgattttttttaaaaccataaTCCTTATCTAAATGACTGGTAAAATCATGGAAATGTTTTTGATAAAATGTGGGAAACTTCAGGCATTGTGGCATTTCACGATTCAGTTTCACCCTCTTCCACTCATTATCTCACTGTCCCTATTAATAAAAGTGACAGAAAggccaaaaataaaaagcataatTCACATTCTCTCTCATAACCTCGTCACACTGTTTGAGTCCTCGAGTATGAATAAGTAAAGTACTCTTTTCTCAGATATAATTGAAGGGTAGTCC from Chanodichthys erythropterus isolate Z2021 chromosome 24, ASM2448905v1, whole genome shotgun sequence includes these protein-coding regions:
- the deaf1 gene encoding deformed epidermal autoregulatory factor 1 homolog isoform X3, translating into MDATEPAAKALELGDASESASAGEAVGSDTESEAEVATMTVMGEAGNIDIAESLPNPDDAEAAFAEITAVTVGDVQSSNETVFTSTVATATSIPEHVLTGRTTLQIGDSLSTQKATLIVVHTDGSIVDATGLKGTATPMTPGPQTPSTPLTSGHDKDGSKYNWDPSVYDNELPVRCRNTSGILYKNRLGSGGKGRCIKHNNHWYTPTEFESMSGRASSKDWKRSIRYAGRPLQCLIQERILNPHAASCTCAACCDDLSSVSDMCAKDGPFGGENITMTGPVRLFVPYKRRKKDNERSASPEKKEVQSPKNITLAPGATFTVTPSGQITTSGTLTFDRTATGETAAIISDSPAPADVFTNTTVLTTLPALAVVPQQAVVQSKPPPTGTLMNGLETGEQRTWIHLEEMANTLLSNVQQLKVLIAQAKQASQSGAHVGIRKESFQSQLSLGEEPEGKITEIIIKHTCVNCGREASSECTGCHKVHYCSGFCQRKDWKEHQLSCCQPSTAVGLQEETQMAGVEVEKGKV
- the deaf1 gene encoding deformed epidermal autoregulatory factor 1 homolog isoform X5; its protein translation is MDATEPAAKALELGDASESASAGEAVGSDTESEAEVATMTVMGEAGNIDIAESLPNPDDAEAAFAEITAVTVGDVQSSNETVFTSTVATATSIPEHVLTGRTTLQIGDSLSTQKATLIVVHTDGSIVDATGLKGTATPMTPGPQTPSTPLTSGHDKDGSKYNWDPSVYDNELPVRCRNTSGILYKNRLGSGGKGRCIKHNNHWYTPTEFESMSGRASSKDWKRSIRYAGRPLQCLIQERILNPHAASCTCAACCDDLSSCAKDGPFGGENITMTGPVRLFVPYKRRKKDNERSASPEKKEVQSPKNITLAPGATFTVTPSGQITTSGTLTFDRTATGETAAIISDSPAPADVFTNTTVLTTLPALAVVPQQAVVQSKPPPTGTLMNGLETGEQRTWIHLEEMANTLLSNVQQLKVLIAQAKQASQSGAHVGIRKESFQSQLSLGEEPEGKITEIIIKHTCVNCGREASSECTGCHKVHYCSGFCQRKDWKEHQLSCCQPSTAVGLQEETQMAGVEVEKGKV
- the deaf1 gene encoding deformed epidermal autoregulatory factor 1 homolog isoform X2; amino-acid sequence: MDATEPAAKALELGDASESASAGEAVGSDTESEAEVATMTVMGEAGNIDIAESLPNPDDAEAAFAEITAVTVGDVQSSNETVFTSTVATATSIPEHVLVRDQTISHFRTGRTTLQIGDSLSTQKATLIVVHTDGSIVDATGLKGTATPMTPGPQTPSTPLTSGHDKDGSKYNWDPSVYDNELPVRCRNTSGILYKNRLGSGGKGRCIKHNNHWYTPTEFESMSGRASSKDWKRSIRYAGRPLQCLIQERILNPHAASCTCAACCDDLSSCAKDGPFGGENITMTGPVRLFVPYKRRKKDNERSASPEKKEVQSPKNITLAPGATFTVTPSGQITTSGTLTFDRTATGETAAIISDSPAPADVFTNTTVLTTLPALAVVPQQAVVQSKPPPTGTLMNGLETGEQRTWIHLEEMANTLLSNVQQLKVLIAQAKQASQSGAHVGIRKESFQSQLSLGEEPEGKITEIIIKHTCVNCGREASSECTGCHKVHYCSGFCQRKDWKEHQLSCCQPSTAVGLQEETQMAGVEVEKGKV